TTCTATCGACTATGCTAATCAGGGAATAGAAAAAGCGAAGCAGGCAGAGCGGCTACCCATTGAAGTCCAGTTCCATGAGGCCAAAGTAAATTCACTAGAAGCAATGAGTCGCTACGATGCTGCTTTTCTTGCGCTTAAAACACTGATGCGAGTCAAAGAACAACTTAACGATGAAAATAAAGTGGAAGCGATAGCAAATGTGCAAGCGCAAACTGAGTCTGTACGTAAAGAGCTAGAGCTAAATTTGAAAGTAAAAGAGCAGGCTCTTGAGCAAGCCGCGCTAAACGAAAAGTTGCTTTTGAAAAACGTGTTTATTGGGCTCATTGTCATCCTATTTTCTCTTCTGTTTGTATTATACCGGCGTTACACATTGCGCAAAGCAAACGAACGCCTAGAGTGGAAAGTTAGAATTCAAACCCGAGAGCTAAGCGAAAAGAATGAACAGCTCATTCAGTCACTTAAGCTAATAGAGTCTGAAAGTATCACCGATACACTAACAGGTTTGAAGAATCGCCGTTATTTACAAAAATTTATTAAAACAGATATCGCACTGTGCAACCGAGAGTTTTCCGACTGGCATCAAGGCAAAGGCCGTAAACCCATTGGCTCAGATTTGCTGGTTTTCATTCTAGATATTGATGACTTCAAACAAGTGAATGACAGATTTGGTCACCAAATAGGTGATGAAGTCTTAATAGAGTTTTCTAAGCGATTAGAACATGTATTCAGGCAATCTGATTATATTGTTCGGTGGGGCGGGGAAGAGTTTGTTGCGGTAGCAAGGTTTGTTGATCGTAAAAGTGCCATGGTGTTAGCGCAGCGCCTAGTAAAAGCGATTAATGACACAAAATTTGAAATGCACGACAACACGGCCCTACCGATAACTTGCTCGGTAGGTTACGTATGTTATCCACTTATTCCAACCAAGGTTATTTCATGTCATTTGGAAAAATTGATTGAGATGTCAGACGCGTGTTTATATCTCGCCAAAGCATCGGGTAAAAATACCTGGGTAGGCTTAGAGTCAGTTCATGATGAAGAAGCATTTGTTGGAGATTTCAATAAGACTTCGTTAGAGACGCTCATTCAACAAAAAAGGGTGACGATAAGGCGAGAACCAGGGTCGTAAGTTTGGCGGTAACTTTAGGATTAGATGATGCTGTTTTTTGTACCTTCTATTACGATCATACATTTCAATGTGTGAAATCAACGTTTGAAAACAAACCGTTAGTGATATACTTTTAATGACTCAGAAATAGATGCATTTCATGACGAATGTGATGATTATTGATGTACCTGAGGTATTAAACACACCTATATTATTATTTTAAAGTGTGTGTTGTTTGTATAAGGATCTTACATGGTTAGGCTTCTGCCTATGCTTTTCGCACTGTTTTTTATTGTGCAAAGTACAGCTTGCTATAGCACGGCTTTATTTGAAGATAAGGCATTAGAGTACGATTTAACTGGTCACATGGAATTTGCAGTTGCTGATGGTAATACCCTAGTAGGAGACGAATTATGGGTAGATGATCAGAGTAAAATAAGCCGCGCACCCCACCAATATTTGCATTTTCGGGTGACCATTGAAAATGCACGTAATGAGCCTGTTCCCCTTTGGTTTTCTATCACTTTTCCTTCGATTGAGCATCTGTACGTGTCAGATGGCACCCACACGTGGATAACCGGCGATGCGCTGCCATTTTCAAGCCGAGAAGTACTAGTACCTAACTACCATTTCCCGTTCATTCTTCCCGCCCAAGATAAAATGCAAATCTATGGTCACATGGAAGGAAAAATACTGCGCTACAACTTTTTTGTTGCCACCCCTGAAAAGGTGAACAAAATGTATGTCGATTCGCTGCAGCGTGATATGACATTTTTCGGGGCTATGTCGATACTAACCATTCTTAGTTTGGTTGTTTTTACTATCACAAGAAAGATGGCGTTTTTGAGTTTCGCCGCTTTTATCTTTGCCACATCATTCTGGTTTTTTAGGGTATTTGGTTACGCCTTTGAAATTTTATGGCCAACCATCCCTCAGTTAAATGACATCACTTACGCCGCTAGTATTTACGCCGTATTGCTCACGGCAGGATGGACCGTGTTTTCTAGTTTGAAGCGCCCCAATAGGACTGTTTATGGATTGAAATTTGCTATATTTTGCGGATCAATCTTGCCTTTTCTCGGCTTGCTGGTATGGCGTTACGTAGGGTTAGATGAAGCGTTACGTTTGCCCGTTATTCTACTGTTTCCCTTTGTTATTTTCGCAAGCATTGTGATTTACAAAGAACACAAAAATGGCTCTGACAGGGCAAAGTGGCTGGCGGTGACGATTTTCCCTGTAGTGTTAAGTACCCTTTCGCTCGTGCTTATTGCTCTTTTTGGTATTGACCTTCAATTAGATCCTATCACCATGTTCATGGTTGGCGTATTGATTACATGTATGTTCATGGTGATATTAGCGTCTCGGCTTTTCGTCAAAATAGTCCAAAAAGAGCGTGATACCGAGAAGGCCAATGCCGTATTAAAAAGCGAGCAAGCGTCGAAGCTTGAGGCGCTAATTCAAGAGCGTACAAAAGCATTACGCGCATCAAATGAAATGCTCAAAAAGCTAGCTGCTAACGATGGGTTAACGAACTTACCGAATCGAAGAAGTATCGATTTATTCGTAGACGCTAGCTTTTCATCAGAGGCGGATAATCATCATCACATTGCAGTGGCGTTGATAGACCTAGATCATTTTAAGAATATTAACGACACTTTCGGGCATGAAGCAGGCGATACGGTGTTGATTGAAATTGCCAAAATACTGCAGCCCTTAAATAGCAAGGAATGTATGGCGGGAAGATTTGGTGGTGAAGAGTTTGCTATTATTCAACAAAACGTAAGTGAACAGCATTTTAGCGATACGCTAGCCGATATTCACAAGCAAATTAATACACTGAGCCTTCAGCAGCTTAGCGGTTTAAAAATTGGCGCGTGTATAGGTTGGACAATATGTACAGACGCTGCTGATATCGTTTATGCATTTAGACGTGCAGATAAAGCCTTATACAAAGCAAAAGATGCGGGGCGCAATAGAATTATTGCGGCAGTTCCACGTTGATTCGAGTAGTTGTCACATAGGCAGGAGCCAAACAGAACGCCTGCCGGAAAGCCCGTTACAAAACCTAGTTCAATTTCAAAATAGCATGGTGTCGTTCATGGTCTAAATCATGATGTCGTTCTTCACCCTAGTTCTACCATAATATTATGCGCCTAAAAAACCTTTCGAAAATACACTCTATTTCGGTCAAAAGTTTAAGAACTGGTGTGGTTTATTGCCATGGTTGTTATCTTTTGCTCTTTGCTTTCCTTTCTCG
The nucleotide sequence above comes from Alteromonas naphthalenivorans. Encoded proteins:
- a CDS encoding GGDEF domain-containing protein; protein product: MGMALGAIGDYEGAIMAYQTALAHAVEQGSDAEKSQVLYSLGGLNAKMGAHRSALAYFYSSLEINTKRGMIQNIAFNNALIAESLLALSDFEAAESHASEAIRLFNEVKSTEYADMYKLTLAKIYIARGGYDKANEVIQNVLRTANGRFPALTLNALVVAAQHAFITNKYEISIDYANQGIEKAKQAERLPIEVQFHEAKVNSLEAMSRYDAAFLALKTLMRVKEQLNDENKVEAIANVQAQTESVRKELELNLKVKEQALEQAALNEKLLLKNVFIGLIVILFSLLFVLYRRYTLRKANERLEWKVRIQTRELSEKNEQLIQSLKLIESESITDTLTGLKNRRYLQKFIKTDIALCNREFSDWHQGKGRKPIGSDLLVFILDIDDFKQVNDRFGHQIGDEVLIEFSKRLEHVFRQSDYIVRWGGEEFVAVARFVDRKSAMVLAQRLVKAINDTKFEMHDNTALPITCSVGYVCYPLIPTKVISCHLEKLIEMSDACLYLAKASGKNTWVGLESVHDEEAFVGDFNKTSLETLIQQKRVTIRREPGS
- a CDS encoding diguanylate cyclase yields the protein MVRLLPMLFALFFIVQSTACYSTALFEDKALEYDLTGHMEFAVADGNTLVGDELWVDDQSKISRAPHQYLHFRVTIENARNEPVPLWFSITFPSIEHLYVSDGTHTWITGDALPFSSREVLVPNYHFPFILPAQDKMQIYGHMEGKILRYNFFVATPEKVNKMYVDSLQRDMTFFGAMSILTILSLVVFTITRKMAFLSFAAFIFATSFWFFRVFGYAFEILWPTIPQLNDITYAASIYAVLLTAGWTVFSSLKRPNRTVYGLKFAIFCGSILPFLGLLVWRYVGLDEALRLPVILLFPFVIFASIVIYKEHKNGSDRAKWLAVTIFPVVLSTLSLVLIALFGIDLQLDPITMFMVGVLITCMFMVILASRLFVKIVQKERDTEKANAVLKSEQASKLEALIQERTKALRASNEMLKKLAANDGLTNLPNRRSIDLFVDASFSSEADNHHHIAVALIDLDHFKNINDTFGHEAGDTVLIEIAKILQPLNSKECMAGRFGGEEFAIIQQNVSEQHFSDTLADIHKQINTLSLQQLSGLKIGACIGWTICTDAADIVYAFRRADKALYKAKDAGRNRIIAAVPR